A single Bufo bufo chromosome 6, aBufBuf1.1, whole genome shotgun sequence DNA region contains:
- the LOC121004883 gene encoding ADP-ribosylation factor 1-like: MGLLLSSLHQTLKKFTGYEARILMLGLDAAGKTTILYKLKLHETVTTIPTIGFNVETVEPMRNVTFTVWDVGGQDRIRALWKHYYQNTDGLIFVVDSADPERYLEANSELTAILENDEMRGVPFVVMANKQDLPGARRPGELSEELGLRKIKGHQWHVQGCCATTGDGLIEGLEVLTDLVKQVKNKAF, from the coding sequence ATGGGTCTACTCCTGAGCAGCCTCCACCAAACCCTAAAGAAGTTTACTGGATACGAAGCACGGATCCTGATGCTGGGTCTAGATGCTGCTGGGAAGACAACGATCCTGTACAAACTAAAGCTGCATGAGACAGTCACTACAATCCCCACCATTGGGTTCAACGTAGAAACTGTAGAACCCATGCGTAATGTCACCTTCACCGTGTGGGATGTGGGCGGTCAGGACAGGATTAGAGCTCTATGGAAACATTACTATCAAAACACAGATGGGCTTATATTTGTCGTGGACAGTGCTGACCCTGAGAGATATCTAGAAGCCAACTCAGAGCTCACTGCCATACTTGAGAATGATGAAATGAGAGGAGTCCCCTTTGTGGTGATGGCCAATAAGCAAGATCTACCAGGTGCCAGGCGCCCCGGAGAACTCTCCGAAGAGCTGGGACTAAGGAAGATAAAAGGACACCAGTGGCATGTCCAAGGATGTTGTGCTACCACTGGAGATGGACTTATTGAGGGGTTGGAGGTCCTTACTGACTTGGTGAAACAAGTTAAGAACAAGGCATTCTGA